In the Pirellulaceae bacterium genome, one interval contains:
- a CDS encoding DUF1501 domain-containing protein, which produces MLTIQGSSNAQLCDGVSRRRFMQIGSLSMFGLTLADLLRAETSQPSKRSKRSVILIWQHGGPSQLDTFDMKPNVVEEVRGPYQPISTTLPGLQICELMPYHAQIMDKCSVIRSFTHGNGDHWAAAHWMLTGYLGATGADRVPRNPSMGAISSHLLGPRRRGVPATVNMNDGGFGFHGAAHLGVAHNPFRTGEFSYGNEAGRLPTGSDKSFQLTDGLSKDRLVNRLSLMKQFDRLRRDVDASGTFDHMDDMSLQAQDMLLSGRAREAFNLDREDPKMREAYGPGWGEQALLARRLIEAGVRFVSLNTGYWDDHGNIKRALDDKLVRHDRAVGVLIQDLADRGMLEDTLVITAGEFGRTPRINKNAGRDHWPQAQSILFAGGGFRHGQVIGSTNSKAEHPTSRPISPADFNAIIYHSLGLRPENTIRDRSGRPIFLAPGGVVPAEMV; this is translated from the coding sequence ATGCTCACCATTCAAGGATCGTCGAACGCCCAACTCTGCGACGGAGTCAGCCGTCGTCGATTCATGCAGATTGGTTCGCTGTCGATGTTTGGTCTGACTCTGGCGGACCTTCTGCGCGCCGAAACGTCTCAACCCTCCAAAAGATCCAAAAGATCGGTAATCTTGATCTGGCAACATGGTGGCCCTTCCCAGCTCGACACGTTCGACATGAAGCCTAACGTGGTTGAAGAAGTCCGTGGCCCCTACCAGCCAATCTCCACGACTCTACCGGGATTACAGATTTGCGAATTGATGCCTTACCATGCCCAGATCATGGATAAGTGCTCGGTGATCCGATCGTTCACCCATGGCAATGGGGACCATTGGGCGGCAGCTCACTGGATGCTGACCGGTTACCTGGGTGCCACGGGAGCCGACCGAGTTCCGCGCAATCCCTCAATGGGAGCTATTTCCTCCCATCTACTTGGCCCGCGGCGGCGAGGCGTGCCGGCGACGGTGAACATGAATGATGGCGGTTTTGGGTTTCACGGGGCGGCCCATTTAGGAGTGGCTCATAATCCGTTCCGCACGGGTGAATTCAGCTATGGAAACGAGGCCGGTCGATTGCCAACCGGTAGCGACAAGAGCTTTCAGTTGACTGATGGACTTTCGAAAGATCGCTTGGTCAACCGCCTTTCGCTCATGAAACAGTTTGATCGCCTGAGGCGTGATGTGGATGCATCAGGAACATTCGACCACATGGACGACATGAGTCTACAGGCCCAGGACATGTTACTTTCGGGACGGGCCCGGGAAGCATTTAATTTGGATCGCGAGGATCCAAAAATGCGAGAAGCATACGGCCCCGGCTGGGGGGAACAAGCCTTGCTGGCTCGACGATTGATCGAAGCGGGCGTTCGTTTCGTCTCACTGAACACCGGATACTGGGACGATCACGGCAACATCAAGCGTGCTCTCGACGACAAACTCGTGCGTCATGACCGTGCCGTCGGGGTTTTGATTCAAGATTTGGCGGATCGCGGCATGCTGGAAGATACCCTGGTGATCACGGCGGGAGAATTTGGCCGCACGCCTCGCATCAACAAAAACGCTGGACGGGACCACTGGCCCCAAGCCCAGAGCATTCTCTTTGCCGGTGGCGGATTTCGCCACGGCCAAGTCATTGGTAGCACCAACTCAAAAGCCGAACACCCCACCTCACGACCAATTAGCCCAGCAGACTTCAACGCGATTATCTACCACTCGCTCGGATTACGACCGGAAAATACCATTCGCGATCGTTCAGGGCGTCCTATCTTCTTGGCTCCGGGGGGGGTGGTTCCCGCAGAAATGGTTTAA
- a CDS encoding cytochrome c peroxidase, with the protein MRFLLVGFIIAMTARIAYAEDGAVGQQAVRGPIALEFVNEDQIACVVNQKSGSLSLIDLQSRSVISEETIGGTPQDLAVCLKQETVLVVDSANHQIVAASFQGHRLKVRGKLSVEQHPVRIIVSADGRQAFVSCLWSRRVVQVELEFVGDQLRFGTRRTIDLPFAPREMLLLPSSRTLVVADAFAGAIGVVDTRSGVIESVRMIPGHNLRGLVLSPSGDRLIVAQQVLNPLAPTTRDNIIWSVLMTNCLRSISITRLLDPGADLMEGSRFIPLGTVRRGAGDPGDFAVDESGRLFVCLSGVHQVALLSTDGRQEERFVTGQRPVAIAVEPTGKGFLIANQFSDSLTWIPSSVEVESSRLQEQKAYAGDDYATRNPSEARNDLSEISLGIQPELTLAQQGERIFYDATLSHDHWMSCHSCHTDGHTNGGLADTLGDGNYGAPKQIPTLMGTAKSGPWAWDGSVHQLREQIRKSMVASMQGPGPSKQQLDALQAFLATLSPAPPVQVVADSSRMILGRRLFERYGCADCHEGDRFTSGGTFDVGLIDEMGKKQFNPPSLLGVSQRVRWFHDGRAESLKQVIDDTFPHPAKLEIVAEEIEILLDYLRRL; encoded by the coding sequence ATGCGATTTCTTCTAGTAGGCTTCATTATTGCGATGACTGCCCGTATTGCCTATGCGGAAGATGGAGCGGTTGGCCAGCAAGCGGTTCGCGGGCCCATCGCGCTTGAATTTGTCAATGAAGACCAAATCGCTTGCGTCGTGAATCAAAAGTCGGGTTCCCTGAGTTTGATAGATCTGCAAAGCCGTTCTGTTATTTCCGAGGAAACGATTGGTGGTACTCCGCAAGATTTGGCGGTTTGTTTGAAGCAGGAAACAGTGTTAGTTGTTGATTCGGCGAATCACCAGATCGTAGCGGCGTCTTTCCAGGGACATCGTTTGAAGGTACGGGGAAAGTTGTCAGTTGAACAACATCCTGTTCGTATCATTGTCAGCGCTGATGGGCGGCAGGCGTTTGTGAGTTGTCTCTGGTCTCGTAGGGTTGTGCAAGTGGAACTCGAATTCGTCGGCGATCAGCTTCGTTTTGGGACTCGGCGGACAATTGATCTGCCATTCGCACCACGAGAAATGCTTTTGTTGCCTTCCAGTCGCACGTTGGTTGTGGCCGATGCGTTTGCTGGTGCGATCGGGGTGGTCGATACCCGCTCAGGTGTCATCGAATCGGTCCGAATGATTCCGGGGCACAATTTACGTGGCCTGGTTCTCAGTCCATCTGGGGATCGGCTCATCGTTGCTCAACAGGTTCTTAATCCACTCGCACCAACTACACGCGATAATATTATTTGGAGCGTGTTGATGACGAATTGCCTGCGAAGTATTTCGATCACTCGACTGCTTGATCCGGGAGCTGATTTGATGGAAGGAAGCCGCTTCATACCGCTCGGTACGGTGAGGCGCGGAGCTGGCGATCCTGGGGATTTCGCCGTTGATGAATCTGGCAGACTGTTTGTCTGCCTCTCCGGTGTACATCAGGTGGCCCTGCTTTCAACAGACGGGCGCCAAGAAGAACGTTTTGTGACGGGACAGCGACCGGTGGCGATTGCAGTGGAGCCGACAGGCAAAGGGTTTTTGATTGCCAATCAGTTTTCGGATTCACTTACCTGGATACCGTCATCGGTGGAGGTCGAATCAAGTCGACTGCAGGAACAGAAAGCTTATGCGGGTGATGATTACGCCACACGAAATCCTTCGGAGGCGCGTAACGATTTAAGCGAAATCTCGTTGGGGATCCAACCAGAACTTACGCTCGCGCAGCAGGGGGAACGAATTTTTTATGATGCCACCTTGTCACACGACCATTGGATGAGTTGCCACAGTTGTCACACGGACGGTCATACCAACGGCGGACTTGCTGATACGTTGGGTGACGGCAACTACGGTGCCCCGAAACAGATTCCCACTCTCATGGGTACGGCGAAAAGTGGCCCATGGGCCTGGGACGGTTCTGTTCATCAACTCAGGGAGCAGATTCGGAAGTCAATGGTGGCGTCGATGCAAGGCCCGGGTCCTTCGAAGCAACAACTGGATGCGTTGCAAGCGTTTTTGGCGACTCTTTCGCCTGCTCCACCGGTTCAAGTGGTGGCTGATTCATCTCGCATGATACTCGGCCGACGACTCTTCGAACGGTACGGTTGTGCTGACTGTCACGAAGGCGATCGATTCACATCGGGTGGGACGTTTGATGTGGGATTAATCGATGAGATGGGAAAAAAACAGTTTAACCCGCCGTCGTTACTCGGCGTTAGTCAACGCGTACGTTGGTTTCATGACGGCCGAGCGGAGTCATTAAAGCAGGTGATTGATGATACATTTCCCCATCCGGCGAAGCTTGAGATCGTGGCCGAGGAGATTGAAATTCTACTCGATTATCTGAGGCGGCTTTAG
- a CDS encoding SMP-30/gluconolactonase/LRE family protein: protein MNDFALQVLLPLITFAALGCLRASGDRSLLAPGATPQKLAESFQFTEGPAPDREGNVYFTDQPNDRILKWSIDGTLTTFLQPSGRSNGMYFDRLGNLISCADEQNQLWSISPDGQHTVLVSEFNQKLLNGPNDVWVRDDGAMYFTDPLYKRDYWQRGPMEQDGEHVYFLSADRKILKRVEEDLIKPNGIVGTADNKTLYVADIRGKKTYAYQINQDGTLTNRKVFCDMGSDGMTIDSEGNIYLTGQGVTVFDSQGNKIQNIPIAEDWTANVCFGGRERDTLFITASPSLYSVKMRVQGVK, encoded by the coding sequence ATGAATGATTTCGCCCTGCAAGTCTTATTACCACTGATTACCTTCGCGGCGCTCGGCTGCCTGCGTGCCTCGGGGGATCGGAGCCTGCTTGCGCCCGGAGCAACGCCACAGAAGCTTGCCGAGTCATTTCAATTCACAGAGGGGCCAGCGCCGGATCGCGAAGGCAATGTTTACTTTACCGATCAACCAAACGACCGCATCCTAAAATGGAGCATCGATGGCACGCTGACCACCTTTCTCCAGCCTAGCGGCCGCTCAAATGGAATGTACTTCGACCGACTCGGAAACCTGATCAGCTGCGCGGACGAACAAAATCAATTGTGGTCGATTTCTCCGGATGGTCAGCACACGGTTCTTGTCAGCGAATTCAATCAAAAGTTACTCAATGGGCCAAATGATGTCTGGGTTCGCGACGACGGAGCGATGTATTTCACCGATCCACTATACAAGCGAGATTACTGGCAAAGAGGTCCGATGGAACAAGACGGAGAACACGTTTATTTCCTTTCCGCTGATCGCAAAATCTTGAAACGAGTCGAAGAGGATCTGATCAAACCCAACGGCATCGTAGGCACGGCTGATAACAAAACACTTTACGTCGCTGACATCCGAGGCAAAAAGACGTACGCCTACCAGATCAATCAAGATGGGACCCTGACGAACAGAAAGGTTTTCTGCGACATGGGGTCCGATGGGATGACAATCGATTCTGAAGGAAACATTTATCTGACCGGCCAGGGAGTGACTGTCTTCGATTCCCAAGGCAACAAGATTCAAAACATACCCATCGCCGAAGACTGGACGGCAAATGTCTGTTTCGGCGGTCGAGAACGGGACACCTTGTTCATCACGGCCAGCCCATCCCTCTACAGCGTGAAGATGCGAGTTCAAGGCGTGAAGTGA
- the hrpA gene encoding ATP-dependent RNA helicase HrpA: protein MNLPGDIDQRLHEAMLRDRFRLRQRLRKLRHEAGNKPDAVQRWMQDFESSIEIKKQRGRDLPALVFDSELPIETKREEIQQLLAERQVLVVAGETGSGKSTQLPKIALAAGFGVAGMVGHTQPRRIAARSIAARVADEMQVPLGEQVGFKIRFNDRSNPKTYVKLMTDGILLAESQSDRFFEQYEVIILDEAHERSLNIDFLMGYLRGILPKRPDLKLIITSATIDAERFSEHFSDDQGPAPVVQVSGRSYPVELRYRPLSDEEGEEREVTEGIVAAAHELAAIDRGNMLIFLPTERDIREVAQRLRGEQFAGDGSRKTEVLPLYARLSTAEQNRIFQPSDYRRIVLATNVAESSLTVPDIRYVIDTGTARISRYSPRSKVQRLPVEAVSRASADQRKGRCGRVAPGICLRLFDVEDFERRDEYTTPEIRRTNLAAVILQAKSLRLGDVEQIPFLDPPRPEAIRDGYKTLFEIGAVDAHRNLTPIGRELSKMPVDPRIGRMILAGKEEGCLAELLIIAAALEVQDPRERPHDRRNQADEQHEKFLDKESDFLSYLRIWDFYHQLRETVSRSQLRKACKHNFLSFNRMREWTEIHRQLLEMVGRRHLNRDQRRDEFAAIHRALLTGLLSGVCWQTDDREYTGAGGLKLQLWPGSGLFKARHKWIVAAELVETSRRYARVLARISPAWVEPIAAHLVKRGYSDPHWHRKSRSVMAYEKVSLFGLPVVAKRRVHYGRIDPKLSRKIFIESALVDQRADLREKFYHHNREIRDEIAGLAAKTRRRDYLLDDFTIFAFYNRRLPEDVFDVASLRRWMKTNPQNAVSLQMSLEDLIQETEWEQDTEDFPDQLRLGAMELPIAYNFQMDADDDGVTITVPIKAIGQVTNQRMGWLVPGLLEEKVVALIRSLPKSLRRNFVPVPDTAKEVLGSLEFGEGDLLESLAATLSRRSEDPIRATDFDLSKLARHLHLNVRVVDDTGGVQQSGRDLDELLQELKTTRTAEPDATLINEEWSRDGLVTWDFDQLPPEVSIDNGGIQIVAFPALIDKADSVQLRLLDTPEKASAATRNAIVRLLAIANGKSLRVQIQHLPRWNECCVWAASVVDSDQLKLQIQDRITERAFLPNPKLPRSRAAFDELAAGAVEKIAVATQEITPLIPAIFEALHRARLSVEGLTASRWSNPREDLIQQLDQMLKQSFLRDVPWFWLQQFPRYLNAVAYRIDKLTSGGEGRDQQNCEAVAECWDQYCGQYERNLELDRLDPELDEYRWLLEEYRVSLFAQPLGTAVKVSPQRLEKQWKKVVKSI, encoded by the coding sequence ATGAATCTGCCCGGTGATATTGACCAACGCTTGCACGAAGCGATGCTTCGTGACCGTTTTCGCCTGCGCCAACGCTTGCGAAAACTGCGTCATGAAGCAGGGAATAAGCCTGACGCGGTGCAACGCTGGATGCAAGACTTCGAATCGTCGATCGAAATCAAGAAACAGCGAGGACGGGATTTGCCAGCCCTCGTGTTTGATAGCGAATTGCCGATCGAGACAAAACGCGAAGAAATTCAACAGTTACTCGCGGAACGGCAGGTCTTGGTGGTTGCCGGTGAAACGGGTTCCGGCAAGTCGACTCAATTGCCAAAGATCGCACTTGCTGCCGGATTCGGAGTGGCCGGGATGGTTGGTCACACCCAGCCCCGACGAATTGCGGCTCGCAGCATTGCAGCTCGCGTGGCCGATGAGATGCAGGTTCCACTGGGTGAGCAGGTAGGGTTCAAGATTCGCTTCAACGATCGTTCCAATCCCAAGACCTATGTCAAGTTAATGACCGATGGGATTCTCTTGGCCGAGAGTCAAAGTGATCGCTTTTTCGAACAATACGAGGTGATCATTCTTGATGAAGCGCACGAACGTTCGTTGAACATAGATTTCTTGATGGGGTATCTGCGCGGCATCTTACCGAAGCGCCCGGATCTGAAGCTGATTATCACTTCGGCGACGATTGATGCCGAGCGATTCAGCGAACATTTTTCGGATGATCAGGGGCCGGCGCCCGTCGTGCAGGTGTCGGGGCGTTCATACCCTGTGGAATTGCGGTACCGACCTCTATCGGATGAGGAGGGAGAGGAACGCGAAGTCACCGAAGGAATTGTGGCAGCAGCCCATGAACTTGCGGCGATTGACCGGGGCAATATGTTAATCTTTCTACCAACCGAACGCGACATTCGGGAGGTTGCTCAACGCTTGCGAGGTGAGCAGTTTGCTGGTGACGGATCCCGCAAAACAGAGGTTTTGCCGCTTTACGCTCGGCTTTCGACAGCAGAACAGAATCGAATTTTTCAACCTTCCGACTATCGCCGCATTGTCTTGGCAACCAACGTGGCCGAGTCCTCATTGACGGTTCCAGATATTCGTTATGTCATCGATACGGGAACGGCGCGTATCAGCCGCTATTCTCCACGTTCGAAAGTACAGCGACTGCCGGTCGAGGCAGTGTCACGTGCTTCGGCAGATCAGCGGAAGGGGCGATGTGGGCGCGTTGCACCAGGCATTTGTCTTCGACTTTTTGATGTCGAAGACTTTGAACGACGTGACGAATATACGACTCCGGAAATTCGGCGAACCAATCTTGCGGCCGTCATATTACAGGCGAAGTCGTTGAGATTGGGTGATGTTGAGCAAATCCCTTTTCTCGATCCGCCGAGACCAGAAGCGATTCGAGATGGTTACAAAACACTTTTTGAGATTGGTGCGGTGGATGCCCATCGGAATTTGACTCCCATCGGACGTGAATTGTCCAAGATGCCGGTTGATCCGCGAATTGGTCGAATGATCTTGGCCGGTAAAGAGGAAGGCTGTCTGGCTGAGTTACTGATTATTGCGGCCGCCTTGGAGGTCCAGGATCCGCGTGAGCGGCCTCATGATCGGCGTAATCAAGCGGATGAGCAGCACGAGAAGTTTCTGGATAAGGAATCCGACTTTCTCAGCTATTTGCGAATCTGGGATTTTTACCACCAACTGAGAGAAACCGTTTCGCGAAGTCAGTTGCGCAAGGCTTGTAAACATAACTTTTTGTCGTTCAATCGTATGCGGGAGTGGACGGAAATCCATCGACAATTGTTGGAAATGGTCGGTCGTCGACATTTGAATCGAGATCAGCGACGAGATGAGTTCGCGGCGATCCACCGCGCTTTATTGACCGGTTTGCTCTCCGGCGTGTGTTGGCAAACAGATGATCGAGAATACACAGGTGCAGGTGGTCTCAAGCTTCAACTATGGCCAGGTTCGGGACTTTTCAAGGCTCGGCATAAGTGGATCGTTGCCGCCGAATTGGTCGAGACATCACGCCGCTACGCACGCGTGCTGGCGAGGATCAGTCCTGCGTGGGTTGAACCGATTGCTGCGCACCTTGTGAAACGTGGATACAGTGATCCTCATTGGCACCGCAAGTCACGATCGGTGATGGCTTACGAAAAAGTATCATTGTTTGGACTACCGGTGGTTGCGAAACGGAGAGTTCACTACGGACGCATTGACCCGAAGCTGTCCCGGAAGATTTTTATTGAAAGCGCTTTGGTAGATCAACGAGCTGATTTGCGGGAAAAATTCTATCATCACAATCGAGAAATTCGTGACGAGATCGCTGGATTGGCAGCAAAGACAAGACGGCGAGATTATTTGTTGGATGACTTTACGATTTTCGCATTTTACAATCGTCGTCTACCCGAAGATGTTTTCGATGTAGCCTCGCTCAGGAGGTGGATGAAAACGAATCCTCAAAATGCAGTCAGCCTCCAAATGAGTTTAGAAGATCTCATTCAGGAAACGGAATGGGAACAGGATACAGAGGACTTTCCGGATCAGCTGCGTTTGGGGGCAATGGAATTACCAATTGCCTACAACTTTCAGATGGATGCAGACGATGATGGGGTGACGATTACCGTACCGATCAAGGCAATCGGGCAAGTCACAAACCAACGTATGGGATGGCTTGTTCCAGGGTTGTTGGAAGAAAAAGTGGTCGCCCTAATTCGGTCGTTGCCCAAAAGTTTGCGACGAAATTTTGTGCCCGTACCCGATACGGCCAAAGAGGTGCTGGGATCTCTCGAATTCGGTGAAGGTGACTTATTGGAGTCGCTTGCAGCGACGCTCTCGCGACGGTCGGAAGATCCGATTCGAGCTACTGATTTTGATCTCTCTAAATTGGCCCGCCATCTGCATCTCAACGTTCGTGTCGTCGACGATACGGGCGGGGTCCAACAATCCGGTCGCGATTTGGACGAATTGCTGCAGGAATTGAAGACGACGCGCACTGCCGAACCCGATGCCACTCTGATTAATGAGGAGTGGAGCCGTGACGGTTTGGTGACTTGGGATTTTGATCAATTACCCCCCGAGGTTTCAATCGACAATGGGGGAATTCAAATTGTCGCCTTCCCGGCGCTGATCGATAAGGCGGATTCCGTTCAGTTACGGCTGCTGGACACGCCAGAGAAAGCGTCAGCAGCTACACGGAATGCGATCGTCAGGCTACTTGCTATTGCAAATGGGAAATCTCTACGCGTGCAAATTCAGCATTTGCCGCGCTGGAACGAATGCTGTGTCTGGGCAGCGTCGGTCGTCGATTCCGATCAACTTAAGCTGCAAATCCAAGATCGAATTACGGAACGAGCTTTTTTGCCGAATCCTAAGCTTCCGAGGTCTCGAGCTGCGTTCGACGAGTTGGCGGCGGGAGCCGTTGAAAAAATTGCCGTTGCCACGCAAGAGATCACGCCACTGATTCCGGCAATTTTTGAAGCCTTGCACCGAGCACGGTTGTCGGTCGAAGGATTGACTGCCTCGCGTTGGAGCAATCCTCGTGAAGACTTGATCCAGCAGCTTGACCAAATGTTGAAGCAATCGTTTCTCCGAGACGTTCCTTGGTTTTGGCTACAACAGTTTCCACGCTATCTGAACGCTGTGGCTTATCGAATCGACAAGCTCACCAGCGGCGGTGAAGGGCGTGACCAACAAAATTGTGAAGCTGTAGCGGAATGCTGGGATCAGTATTGCGGACAATATGAGCGTAATTTAGAACTGGATCGCCTCGATCCAGAGCTGGATGAATATCGCTGGCTCTTGGAGGAATATCGAGTTTCACTGTTTGCTCAGCCTCTGGGGACGGCCGTAAAAGTTTCACCGCAACGGTTGGAAAAGCAATGGAAGAAAGTTGTGAAGTCCATTTGA
- a CDS encoding PQQ-like beta-propeller repeat protein produces the protein MTRTLILALTCLTSLLCYQEIRADDWPQWLGPGRESHWREQGILRQFPEGGPVVKWRVPIAGGYSGPAVADDRVFLMDYVTSGDQSPDPNKRNQLAGTERVLCFDANTGKQLWKHEYDCPYQISYPAGPRCTPTVDENRVYTLGAEGDLRCLDIESGRLVWKVNFKQDFEAETPLWGFCGHPLVDGDKLICIAGGPEALAIALDKKSGKLIWQALDASGPGYSAPTLIDAGGKRQLLIWHAEALNSLNPETGDVYWSEPLEPNYGMAIMTPRVHDNLLFVGAIRDKSMLLRLDTNAPTAFVEWYGQKGKGIDPVNATPYIENGFLYGVTRDGQLSCVKMSTGEILWDTFELMPDDRRAHSGTLFLIKHEDRFFLCTDSGDLIIARLTPEAFKELDRAKILEPTGDGFGRKVWWSHPAFANRCIFARNDKELICISLSARDE, from the coding sequence ATGACACGAACACTTATACTCGCGCTCACCTGCCTCACAAGCCTGTTGTGCTACCAGGAAATACGAGCGGATGACTGGCCCCAATGGCTCGGGCCAGGTCGCGAAAGTCATTGGCGCGAGCAAGGTATCCTTAGACAGTTTCCCGAGGGGGGGCCTGTCGTCAAGTGGCGAGTCCCGATTGCAGGTGGATACTCGGGACCGGCAGTCGCGGATGATCGCGTTTTTTTGATGGATTATGTAACGAGTGGGGATCAGAGCCCTGACCCCAATAAACGGAATCAGCTGGCCGGCACCGAACGAGTGCTCTGCTTCGACGCGAACACCGGCAAACAGCTTTGGAAGCACGAATACGACTGCCCCTACCAAATCTCTTATCCCGCGGGACCTCGCTGTACACCAACGGTCGACGAAAATCGAGTCTACACTTTAGGCGCGGAGGGAGATTTACGTTGCCTCGACATCGAAAGCGGCCGACTCGTCTGGAAAGTGAATTTCAAACAAGATTTCGAGGCAGAAACACCCCTCTGGGGTTTCTGCGGCCATCCATTGGTCGACGGAGACAAGTTGATTTGTATCGCTGGCGGCCCCGAAGCACTCGCCATCGCACTCGATAAGAAAAGCGGCAAATTGATCTGGCAAGCGTTGGATGCGAGCGGCCCGGGCTATAGCGCCCCCACACTCATTGATGCCGGCGGCAAACGTCAACTATTGATCTGGCACGCGGAAGCACTCAACAGTCTTAACCCGGAAACAGGTGACGTTTACTGGTCCGAACCGCTGGAACCAAATTACGGCATGGCCATCATGACGCCACGAGTTCACGACAATCTGCTGTTCGTGGGCGCCATTCGTGACAAATCGATGCTCCTACGCTTGGATACCAATGCACCCACCGCATTCGTTGAGTGGTACGGCCAAAAAGGAAAAGGAATCGATCCAGTCAATGCCACACCTTACATCGAGAATGGGTTTCTTTACGGAGTCACACGTGACGGCCAGCTTTCCTGTGTCAAAATGAGCACAGGGGAAATACTCTGGGATACGTTTGAACTCATGCCAGACGACCGGCGTGCCCATTCCGGAACCCTATTTCTGATCAAGCACGAGGACCGCTTCTTTCTCTGCACCGATTCCGGCGATCTCATTATTGCCCGTCTCACCCCCGAGGCTTTCAAAGAACTTGACCGTGCCAAAATCTTGGAACCAACGGGCGATGGCTTTGGCCGCAAAGTTTGGTGGAGCCACCCGGCCTTCGCCAACCGCTGTATTTTCGCGAGGAACGACAAAGAATTGATCTGTATCTCCCTCTCTGCCCGAGATGAATGA
- a CDS encoding protein-L-isoaspartate(D-aspartate) O-methyltransferase, translating to MFLLLLPDPAQGDRNEDLRNQMVDEHIANAGINDRRVLRSMRSTPRHEFVKPDKRRLAYYDMAIPIDYGQTISPPYIVAYMTDQLDPKSTDRILEIGTGSGYQAAVLSPLVRDVYTIEIVEPLGRRAAKVLKRLGYDNVHTKIGDGFAGWEEHAPFDKIIVTCSPENIPQPLIDQLAEGGQIVIPVGERFQQTLCRFTKKGNQLQRENLEGTFFVPMTGQAEENREVIDDPTRPRLMHGSFEAKNESPEKPTGWYYLRQARVETDPTAPHGKHVLQFRNDDEGRSAHALQAFGADGLLVNKLAINVWTRGNNIKSGQGRLERAHAVIEFYGTNRAPVGHVSLGPWTGTFAWRHVSQVVKIPPAARLAVIGIGLFGATGELSVDSISIRAVKN from the coding sequence GTGTTTTTGCTTCTGCTGCCGGATCCTGCTCAAGGCGATCGCAACGAGGACTTGCGGAACCAAATGGTCGATGAACACATCGCCAACGCCGGCATTAACGACCGTCGTGTTCTCCGATCGATGCGAAGTACGCCGCGTCATGAATTTGTCAAACCGGACAAACGGCGACTTGCCTATTACGATATGGCCATCCCGATCGATTACGGTCAAACCATATCGCCACCCTACATCGTCGCCTACATGACTGATCAACTTGATCCGAAATCGACTGATCGGATCTTGGAGATTGGAACGGGCAGCGGCTACCAGGCAGCCGTTCTCAGCCCCCTCGTGCGAGACGTTTATACAATTGAAATTGTCGAACCTCTGGGCCGTCGCGCCGCAAAGGTGTTGAAGCGACTGGGGTATGACAATGTTCACACCAAGATTGGTGACGGTTTCGCCGGATGGGAAGAGCACGCTCCGTTCGACAAAATCATTGTTACTTGTTCTCCCGAAAACATTCCGCAGCCCTTGATTGATCAACTTGCGGAGGGCGGCCAGATTGTGATTCCGGTTGGCGAGCGCTTCCAACAAACGCTCTGTCGTTTCACCAAAAAGGGCAACCAACTACAACGGGAGAATCTGGAGGGAACATTCTTCGTTCCGATGACCGGCCAAGCGGAAGAGAATCGGGAGGTGATCGACGATCCCACTCGTCCGCGTTTGATGCACGGCAGCTTCGAAGCAAAGAACGAATCACCAGAAAAACCGACTGGATGGTATTACTTGCGGCAGGCTCGAGTCGAGACGGATCCAACCGCTCCTCATGGAAAACACGTCCTGCAATTCCGAAATGATGACGAAGGGCGCAGTGCTCATGCGTTGCAAGCCTTCGGTGCCGACGGTTTGCTGGTGAACAAACTGGCCATCAACGTCTGGACTCGAGGAAACAACATCAAATCGGGCCAAGGCCGTCTTGAACGAGCCCATGCAGTCATCGAATTTTATGGAACCAATCGGGCCCCTGTGGGCCACGTTTCCCTGGGTCCCTGGACCGGAACGTTCGCATGGCGACATGTCAGCCAAGTGGTTAAGATCCCACCCGCAGCTCGATTGGCAGTCATCGGCATCGGGTTGTTTGGTGCCACGGGTGAATTATCTGTGGATTCTATTTCGATTCGAGCCGTCAAAAATTAA